Proteins from one Arthrobacter sp. Soc17.1.1.1 genomic window:
- a CDS encoding universal stress protein — protein sequence MDSEHAEGLSHGLAQHGIVVGVDGSDRSTCALLWAAREAERRASPLYVVTAYTVPVFAASSMDAGYATVDDDVIRESARAVLDEALTHLEGMGVDVHPRIETGDAAGVLLDLSEEAELMVVGSRGRGGFVGRLLGSVSSALPAHAKCPTAVIPVCTGARLGHPELDRKPRRDRDQAAAPVEPVVVVGVDGSEQARTASLAAAEEARSRGLALRVVCSVAPFNGSLAWVPAPVDREALHADLAVQLAAGRDWLKSHFPDVDIRVDLVDGPPAEVLIEASATSELLVVGTRGRGGFAGMLMGSTSQGVLHHARGPVLIVPDKADPRLDDRSSFGPMIAPAR from the coding sequence GTGGACAGCGAGCATGCAGAAGGCCTGTCGCACGGGCTGGCGCAGCACGGGATCGTCGTCGGCGTGGACGGGTCGGACCGGAGCACGTGCGCCCTTCTCTGGGCCGCGCGCGAGGCGGAACGGCGCGCGTCGCCGCTGTACGTGGTGACCGCGTACACGGTCCCGGTCTTCGCGGCGTCGAGCATGGACGCCGGCTACGCCACCGTGGACGACGACGTCATCCGGGAGAGCGCGCGGGCCGTCCTCGACGAGGCGCTGACGCACCTCGAGGGGATGGGCGTGGACGTGCACCCCAGGATCGAGACGGGCGACGCCGCGGGCGTGCTCCTCGACCTCTCCGAGGAAGCAGAGCTCATGGTGGTGGGCTCGCGGGGCCGCGGCGGTTTCGTGGGCCGCCTCCTCGGCTCCGTCAGCAGCGCCCTGCCCGCGCACGCCAAGTGTCCGACGGCGGTCATCCCCGTGTGCACCGGGGCGCGCCTCGGCCATCCGGAGCTGGACCGGAAGCCGCGCAGGGACAGGGACCAGGCGGCCGCGCCGGTGGAGCCCGTCGTGGTCGTCGGCGTCGACGGCTCGGAGCAGGCACGCACGGCCTCCCTGGCCGCAGCCGAGGAAGCCCGGTCGCGAGGGCTGGCGCTCCGCGTCGTCTGCTCGGTGGCGCCGTTCAACGGCTCCCTCGCCTGGGTGCCGGCGCCCGTGGACCGGGAGGCGCTGCACGCGGACCTCGCCGTCCAGCTCGCCGCAGGCCGCGACTGGCTCAAGAGCCATTTTCCCGACGTCGACATCCGGGTGGACCTCGTGGACGGACCTCCGGCGGAAGTGCTCATCGAGGCCTCCGCCACGTCGGAACTGCTCGTGGTCGGTACGCGGGGTCGCGGAGGGTTCGCGGGGATGCTCATGGGCTCCACGAGCCAGGGAGTCCTGCACCACGCCCGCGGGCCGGTGCTGATCGTGCCGGACAAGGCCGACCCCCGCCTCGACGACCGCAGCTCCTTCGGGCCGATGATCGCTCCGGCCCGGTAG